The DNA region GGGTTTTGGAACCTGAACAAAAGTTGTAGGGCCATGAAATAGATTTCTAGAACATCTTGGatcacttaaaactaaattttatacaaggaGATATGTTGAAAACATTAACAACTGTCCAGTTCAAAAACGGGTTCTGAACTTACCTTAATCGTGTGGAGTTGTTTGTGGCTTGACCAAAGcaagtcttgatgattgatttagtgGATGAATATTATGATAGGAGAGGAGTTTTGGGGTTTTATCTTCTTGGAGAAAACGAAATTGGGGGTGGTGGAGAAGATAAGAGCCCAAAAAAGATATTATATACTCCCTAGGATAAgggtgaaagaaaaaaataaaaaaataaaaaaataaaaaaatgtggcTGCCCACTCTTATATATATCTATTgtatttcataataaatttaTCAAGAAGATAATAAGTGGTAAACATAACAACATCACGAAACTTCCTTGTACATATTAACACAATctaaagtaagcaattttcataTATCGTCAAATTCACGTAGGGAGTGCGAAGTAAATATATCCTCACTATAAAGATATGATCAATCGAAAATTCAAGtattagtttttaaaaaaaaaaaaaaattggggtgttACAACTTAATAGAATTGGTAGCCTAAAGTCAAATCTTAATAATAGGTCTTAAGCATATTCAATAAAATTAGTTTCTGCATGTATCACACGTACATCTCGTGTGCCGCATGTGCATACATGTCAATTAGTAaaacaaataattatatatatatatatatatatatatatatatatatatatatatatatatgttgttaaaCATGTGGGTGGGTATACATCTATAGTTAAACTCAAAACCATTAGACATTGTTTAAACTTGGACGGTTGTTTTGTGGAATAATTTTTCTAgcttaattcaatatttttaacgcaaaaaaaaaaaactatacaCCTAACTTTACTTTAGTAACTATTGAAAAATGGGCCCTCAAAATTTAGGGGCCTAAAGCATTTATCTTAGTTGCTTGTGAGCCGGCCTTGTTTATAGGAGGGACAATCTTGTGAAGTTAATTAATATTAGATTGTCTTAAGGCTGAATAGATACATGGCCGCTGTAACCTAGCAAGATATTCTATATAAACACCTTAACTAAGAATATTACCTATTAAACACTAGAAATAATGGTAAAATGTGTCTATTAAACACTTTTTTGATATTGTTAAACATGCAAGTGACATTACTTGCTTCTGATGGGGGCAAATCAAGCCAATAAGAAAATGATGccagcaaaagaaaaaaaaaacacgtagAAAATAAACCCCTAGCCCAACTTTTTCCATTCTTTCTCCTCCAAACTTCCTCCCGaccacccttttttttaatttatttggacCATTTCTCGATTTGTGCGTATCATTCTTGACAGGGGCCATGCTAATCTTCTTTGTATCCTTTCAATTTTAGGGGATGTCCCAAAGATACAAAAGAACGAAGATGACTTCTGACCATCCTCACCCATCAATTATAGCCAATGGAGTATTTTTTCCTgaaatcagaccaaaaaaaaaaaaattgacgaGCAACCCCATTTGATTAACCCCTTTTTGTTCATCCTACatcttttcccaaaaaaatgtGAAACACCCAGCAAACTATTGAGCAGTTCTCTACTCCGGCTAATAGAATTATTGCCATCAATATAAATGAAGCTTCAACATACAGGTGTAGAATAAGTAATCTGCCATGTCAGCCTCAAGTATTTCATAGACACTTTACCCTTACTTCAATTGTCTAATAGGGTGATTTGTCCTTAGTTAAGGTGTCTATATGGAATATCTTGACAAGTTGTATAATACCATTCCAGCCCAGGTTGCTTTGCATGTTATCACCATTCCTTTGGGGCACAATGATGATGAGGATTATGCTATATGGTTGAATTCCGGAGATGATCATTTCACCAACAAAAGTGCATGGCAAGTGGTCAGAGCTCAGACATCTCAGAACACAAATTTAGCAAAAGTCTGGCACAACTCCATaccttttaaattttctttcatgTGTTGGAGAATTTACTTTGGCAAACTCCCCTTCCGGGAAGCAATGATCTGGTTGAGTAACAGAGATGACATATACTGTCCTTGTTGTCCAACTCCTCAAAATGAATCAATTCAACATGTCTTTATAGAAGGAGTTGCAGCAAATCAATTATGGAACACTATGGGGGCTCCTTTGGGAATTTCTCATAACCATATCTCTATTAGAGATGTTCTACAGAAATGGTGGAGTATTAAACCGAATAAATAGGGTGCACAAGCTTATGTTACCTTCTATCCCAGTCATTATTTGCTGGGAAGTTTGGAAATCCTGCCATCAATACATGATTAATTTGGAACATCAAAGCTGGCATTAATGACATTGAAATTAATGGCAAGAATTAGTATACGTGACAAAATAAGTTGTGTCCTGTGATTAAGTGCACTACAGTCTACTGGAAATCTCCGGCAAGGGGGATGATCAAATTGAACACTGATGGGAGTTTCATTAGTACAAATGGGAAAGCTGGTATAGGAGGAGTTGTGAGGAATGAACACGGAGATTTCATTATGGGATTTTCTATTCCAATTAACAGCTCTAGTAACAATCAGGCTGAAATGGAGGCTGCAAGCTTTGGAAGTAACTGGTGTATTCAAAATGGTTTCACCAATATCCATATTGAGTTGGATTCCTTATTGATAACTGAGATGTTGATCAAGAATATGAAACTTAAGCATGTGGTGAAAGCTACCTCAGACACATTAAGAGGAGCTAATGCATTTTCACTCACCGTTTCTGTTATATTCCGTATTTCGTGcaatgggatattccgagtcaattgcggaaagttaacgatattttccaactttgttttaaggtacaagtcgtttatgattttattggatggaaatattaaagaaagtttctgaattttggaaagttaaaagttcatgaaattaaaggccatGATGGGGAGTTTATTATTTATGGAAGCATAGGATGATAataatcatcattttcacttaaggaaatttctagaaaattagagaaaaagggagaaagaaaaaaaaaaaaaaaagaaggggaaaaaaatggCCAAGAGTGCACATGATTAGTCATGTgcctatagctatatatatatatgtacaagtgAGGAAACATAAGACACAAGTCCTCATTTTCCATTCAAGAAggttcaagaaatatgaaggaaagaaaatggaaaGGCCAAAGACCATAGCCGAACAAGGCCCATGGTgggttgatcaaaaaatatttttaaacccCTTAAGGTGTAAAACATTTCTTTCAATGTGTTTTTTCATGTCTcaggatggtttgtgcatgtcaTGATATAGAGacgaatgaaactcatgaagttAACTCCCGTCGTGCATATGTTGCATGCGAATtaattcaatttggtattttgattgttgtgttgtgaattatgtgatgaaaatgaaagtttaatgattctaaGAGATGATTGTTTGGATATTTTTTATAAAGTTTATCTTTATGGGAGTAATGATttttaatgtagttcatgaattctgTGTTGTCCTTGAACTTTCTCTGATTTGAATACATTGTGAATTGtccaaagtgttcttgaattttgttatgTCTTTATTATGAATATGGAGATGTACGAAGTAAATTGAATGTCAATGAATGTCGTCGatcaatgttagaatgcgtttggaattgcttattgatattgttgatgtggttgttggtattgttgttgatatttctcGGGTGTTGGAATTAACCATATCTTGGAATTGAACTTCTACGTGGTTATGACTAATGTTCTTAGAATGGTGAAGTATTAAACCGAAGAAAAGCTAggtgtaaataggctatgatatgatccgaggtaattctactcctccgatccgagcatgttcatgattcttatttgcattcTATTCCCGTATTCATAATGTAgccaaattatgattcttatgcccttGTGATCAAATATGAATGGATGAAAGATTATGTTCGGGGTCCTTCCGTGGAAGGctatcgcttcgatatgtccgtaggaggttcggtagcgtatgatgatcttaattTCCACGGTCGGATCGGTgagtacttgtccgtgggcccgcaaaacgttcctttgtatagttctagcaacttgttaaaaaaacttaatatggttaacatcgacttccgaatatgattactcacttatccgTTAAGTCTCAAACgagaaatcgtatgtatatgatccctttaatggctaaagttctatttgacaagtcccgaaaACATTCGAAAGAAATTGGAGTTGACTATGACTATGGGCTTGGCTTTTAAATAATAGTCTCGAATTATTCTACGGAATCGAGTAAATGTATAAAATGtgacatatgattttgatagaTAACTATGATTGGTTGTATGTTCCGAGTAATATCCGAAGAGATTTGAATTGGGTAATgccatcggcttgtaaatgatatcTCTCGTTTGATTATTCTCGTTAATGTGTGAATGTGAATGGGATGATCAAATTGAACacttttgttacttccttcgccgagtggGAGTTTCATTAGTACAAATGggaaatattatggtgttatgatgtgtccggcaGGAGTTGTTATATGAGGAATGAACACGGAGATTTCATTCCGCCGGGTGGGTCGCATAGGGTAGGGCATATCTTATTCCAATTAacgatgatttgataatgtgatgatcgaATGATATAATGAATACGTTCGATGAATGGAGGATGCAAGCTTTGGAAGTAATTGGTGTATTCAAACCCATGGTCAAACCCCCCCAACAAGTAGGCACATTCGCATCAAGCTTGAAATATCCATACATGAGTTGGATTAATCCCACATCGATTAATGATATGCTATGTTCTATTTTTACATACATATGAggcaaaaatgtttttcaaaagaaaactaaGTACTTTTGAGCATTCTCCGTTTATTATATCCGACACGTATACATGTACTTCGGTATGAAATTATgcacattttctgtactccttatttcggttataatcccgTTTTCTggattccatgctttacatactcgcacatattccgcatcgacacATTAACGAGGAGGTATTAGCTGTttcggcgggattggcgagctccattttctccgtcGCCGAGTCGATTATTATGTTACCATTTCATGCTCGTGTTAGAGACTCACTTGTCATGGGTTAAGATGTTTGTTAGTATGCGGCTAGTAAGCAATTATCACGCATTGTAGTTTTATATGTTAGAAAGCTTATTTGATTCAAAAAGTTAAAGCTGGCAAAAAAGGCTATGTTTTAGTTATGGCAAGATGgctgagtattacgagagtcacgGCCTAATCATCTTTCTTATCGGATCTCAAACTAGATAGAGAAGCAAGTGGTGACGGTGGCCTAATATCTTTCTTATCGCCTCAGAGAAGCAAAGGGCTTGCTTCAACTTGATAAGTGGCAACTTCCTACGTTTAGGAGGAGGTttgaaaaatgtaatttttttgttaGTTAATTTCACTTATTTGTCTCTGGGAGGAACATTGTATAGGCTAATTCCTTCCAATGGATTGCatagtcaatctatcttttgtAGACTAGAGGCAAGGTTTTCCATGTCCCCCTCTAGTCATTGTAAGATCATCTTATCAATATAACATGGTAGGGGTCAAGCCAAACCCCCCCACACCTTAGGCTCACAACCTAATGGTGATGGcttgttataaataaaataaaaaagggggcCTATTGAACCTTGTCTTAATCTTGTCATTCCTAGGAACACACAGTTTGCAACATGCAAGCTATGCTTGTAAGTATGCATGAAATTTGACATTATCCTATTTTATGGCACTTAGTAAAATTGAAATTCGAATTATTAAGAAAATCTTGCTCACCATCTTTTGATTAAGCTAGAATAGAAGCAGTTTAATTGTATAACATATCAACTAACTCAAATCCTGAATATTTAAATTCAATTAAGGCTAGTTATAGTAAAAGGACAAAAGAATCCacctataaaataaaacaaatctTTTCATAAGTAGATTGGTTAATTTAGTTTAATATACTTTACTCTGAGTGAACCAAGGATAAAGTATTAAATCGGTCCAGAGTTTTAGAGTTTAACAAATTAGTGCTAACTTAGTGAACTTATACCTCATAATTGTTGCAATGATTAGAGTGCGTTATTAAATCTATTGCAAATGCAATCTATACTGTACTTATTGAAATGATGTAGAGTATTTAGTACATTTCTAATTTTATTGAAATTATAAATGTTTTAGTACATTTCTAATTTTATTGAAATTATAAATGTCACAATTTGGTACTAGACTTTTAATTGCAAGTATATTTTGAAATCATTTCATTAGAATATATAGTTGGATTATATTCTAGTTCTAGGATCCTGTACGCGTTTAAACCTTCCCGAATCTTATATGATGACTGATGACTATAATACCAATAATAACACTCAGATAAAATCTAATATCACCTTATGTTTCTCTTGTTAGACTAGTCCATCTTGTCCAGAGTTTtagagtttttaaaaaattgttttaaaattcttttCCCATCTCCACATTTCTCCTCCCTCTACCCCTTAGGCCAGCTATCACAAATAAAAACTACTCACTAATAAACAAAAGTAGaaaggaagaataaataaacaaattaaatGTTCGGCAGAGGTTAGAATCCATCGGAAATCTGACAAAAGAATCAACATGTATATCATTACCAATTCTTACATTTGTCTGTGAGCACTGAGAATCCTTAGGACTCATTCTATTATAGCATATTTACGTTAGACTCATTCAATTCTGTTGGAGTAGTATATTTAGGATACATAAGAAGACATTAAGGTTTGTTGACTTAATTCCCTTTCGGCATCGCTTATCACTATATATCCCAGTCCTTGGTGAAGCCATTTTTGTGCAACTCTATCGAAAAAGCTTTCTCTATAAGCAATCCATTATTTCTAATTaaaactcaaaagaaaaaaagtattaATGGCTTTAAGGTTCTTTGTGTTAGGGGTCTTGTTTGGAATTTGTTTTGTCGTGTCTTTAGCAGCTGACCCAAGTCCACTTCAAGATTTTTGTGTAACAGACTCCACAAGCTCAGGTATACGAGGCTGAAAAATAACTACTTATGAACTTTCCTCAAATACTACAACTTTCTACTCTTATTGACATTTTTAattgttctttttttctaaaagaGCGTTTCTAACTTACTCATGACGGAAAATGAAGAATTGAGCATGCATAAAGAGCTACATATCTTTATACAAAAACCAGACCAGTATCTTTATAGTCTGGATTATTACATGTTATATACTTTTAGATAACATTAACTTTCAAGATTCTTGAACTGGGAAGATGTAATTAAGTTCAGATACTTTCGAAAACCAAATCGATAAATGCCACAATCTAAACCTAGAGTTTGCAATATATACTTTATGAGAACGAGCAGAATACCTGAAAAGAGAGGATAGGCATAGCAGTTTCGCCTTTAACTACTATTAATAGATTCTATATCAATAATTCCTTGCACTTGAAATAAATAATACAGTAATGAAAATAGTTAATCTAATGGAAGCTATTTTTAGGTGCCCTCTCGTCTCTCAACCTTTAATTCCCATGAATGTTATAATACAACCCCCTTGAGATGTATCGTCCAAATCATCGTTCCGGTCCTAGATATTTGTAATGCCCTTTTAGTTCGAATGAACCGAATTGAGTACTAatcatgtgtttttttttttttctaaaatactGGGCAGTGCACGTGAATGGGAAGGTTTGCAAGGACCCAAAGCTTGTGGAAGCAGATGATTTCTTCTTCAGTGGCTTGCACTTACCCGGCAACACATCAAACGCAATCAGATTCCAAATAACTTCGGCGATCATTCACGGATTCAACACTCTTGGCATTGCCATTGGCCGTGCAGATTTTGCACCAAACGGATTCAGTCCTCCTCACACTCATCCTCGTGGCTCAGAGATCGTGCTTGTCCTCGAGGGTAGTATTGAAATCGGGTTTGTAACTTCACACCCGGAGAACCGTCTCTTCACGAAAATACTTAAAGTGGgtgatttttttgttgttccACAAGGTCTTGTACATTTCCAGAGGAATGTGGGGGAGGCTAATGCAGCTACCATTACGGCTTTTAGTAGCCAATTCCCTGGGCTTATTCGCGTTTCAGATGCTAGTTTCGGATCGGACCCAAAGATTCCTAGTGATCTTCTCGCCAAGGCTTTTCGAATTGATGAAAAGACAGGAAGCCAGATACAAAAGCGTTTTTCTGGTTGAGTATGAAGGAGGATTgccaaaaatatgaagaaatttaAGGTTTTAAGAGTTGTTGCGGCATTTTCTGATTTAATTGTTACTTCTATTATGTaacattattttcttattaattcgttcaaaaaaaatgatatcttTAAACAATAAGGTAATATTTTTTGTCAAGcttttgaagttgtgatttgCTCgataattttttacaaaaatgatGGAGTACTAACATATGAAATGTTTCTATATCAAATAACATAACTATAATTCCTAACGAAACTAGCGTGCATGATCCTcaacgcccccccccccccccccccccacccccacacaCACCAAACACACACGAAAAAAAAATCCCCTGGCCATTGataataagtaaaataaaacaaaaagtaagaagaagaggagaaaagaaacaaaggaTGTCTGTCAATGTGTCAAGACTTTATTAAATCACTTAACTACAGTAACTTAAattgatttgatgtaaataCTCCAGAGAATAAACATACCACACAGTCACCTTGTTGTGATTGCAGCGCCAGTTCACTCCATGCACAAAGCACATTTCCAAAAGTTAAACCCCAACCTCTCTCGCTGATGATTCAATCTCAACACCACCAACAAAAATACATACATAGAATTCCTAATAACTCCAGTTATACATTTTGCACATCATATGCATTAAAAGCATGTGTAAAAGGGAAATGACAAAGTTAAATGCATATataaattgatgaaatttcaaatttactAAATACTATCTATATTAGTTTATGACATTATTTCCTTATTACTAGCAtgtttaagaaaaatatattcttaTATCTTTCTATAATTAAACTTTGAACTGTTCACTTTTCCTttagtgaaatttttttattatcacgcgaaagttatgatatgtttaagTCTTTAAGATAATAatttcacaagtttcaaaagttttatagtCGACATATCTAACACTAAAGTTTAAAAAATCTTCCCAACTTAACATATGTAGAGTCAAACTATATtgcataaattgaaatggaaagAGTAATTAAATTCAACTTTCTTTACAAattcttcttaaaaaaaaagatcgATTCCTTTAAAATTGTTTTCCAACCCCAaaacatttttccatatttttcctcTACTCATATCTCCACCCCTTGACATCCAATAATTACGTTCAGGTGTTACTTCATCTTGTATTCAGGTGTTCAATTGAAACACGCTGTAGTTTGCAAGTGTCtatataaaatttatcaatGGATTCAGCCAAAAAAAGAACTTCAATTCCCATCTCTAAGTTCTGCCGTCCCCTAAGCCACCCCAAATAAAacaatgaaaaataaagaaacgaGGAAGAATTAACAAAGGTTCGGCGAAGAGGGTACAATACATATGCCATCTGATAAagaatcaacatatatatatcattactAATTCTCACAGTTGACTGTGAAATGAGAATCATTAGACTTATTCTGTTGGAATAGTATATTCAGGATCCATAAGAAGACACAGAGTTATGTTAACTCCTCTTTGCCGCATCACTATAAACCCCAGTCTTTATTGAcatcttttttcttcaactcgAATAGCTTGCTTTGTTAGCTATCAATTATTTCTAAAGcccaaaaaatagaaaaactaaGTTGAAATGGCTTCAAGGTTTTTTGTGTTAGCCCTCTTGTTTGGAATTTGTACAGCATCTGATCCAAGTCCACTTCAAGATTTTTGTGTAGCTGACTCCACAAGCTCAGTATAATATGTAGTAACTTAATTTCTAATCCTGTGGCCATTGCTTCATTTCTTGATGTATGTCACAATCTAATCTGAAAAATTCAAGTTTTACCCTCATTTTCTGGTTCCCTTTGTTTcgatttaatttaatttttaaacttctcattttaccaTAATATAATCAGACAAATTCCAAAAGTCAAGAATCTCGTGTCTAGTCACATTCACATAAATGAAACGGAAGCAGTAACATATAGTCTTGTTATCCATGACTATGTGCCTACTCTGTGTAAAACATGGCAGTACACGTGAATGGAAAAGTTTGCAAGGACCCAAAGCTCGTGGAAGCAGAAGACTTCTTTTTCAGTGGGTTGCACATAGCAGGCAACACATCAAACCTATCAGGTAACATTGGGACTAAAGCAATCATACCAGGGCTCAATGGCATGTCAATGGCTCGTGGGGATTTTGCACCCTCTGGGTTTAGCTCTCCTCATGTTCATCCTCGCGCATCGGAGATGGTGCTGGTCCTCGAGGGTCGTCTGGAAGTGGGATTTGTTACTTCCAACCCTGAGAACCGTCTTATAACAAAGTTCCTTCAAGTGGGTGATGTCTTTGTCTTCCCACAAGGTCTTAGTACATTTCCAGCGTAATGCAAGAGGAGATGCTAATGCTGTTGCGCTTTCGGCTTTTAGCAGCCAAAACTCTGAACTCAGTCGTGTTTCAATTGCATGTTTTGGATCGAGTCCAGACATTCCTGTTGATCTCCTTGCCAAGGCTTTTCAAATTGATGAGAAGACGGCAAGTCAGATGAGTTTTTCTGGTGGAATATGAAGGAGGATCGGAAAAAATGGGAAAATATGTACTACAGTAACTATTTTTACGATTCAAGCTGTGTTATGCAATTTCTAGTTCAGTTATTTGAGTTGTTTGGATAGTGTGTACTTGGAATCATATAAGTATTGTTACTTTAAATATAATGTTTGTTACCATATTTACTAAAACTTCGACTAATCAGATTGAAAGCTATGAACTTTAATCTGTTAATCTTGTCCTATGCTCTTTTGAACTAATACAATTCTAAGCTCTATCAACACTGGATTTAGCATAGCCAACTAGTTTTCCCTCAATGTTTCCCTTCAACCCCATTGACAAAAGAGCACAGCAGATGAACAATGCCATGCGCATCAGAAAAATCCTCATTTAATAATAGCAATGCATACATTTTCATTCCAAGAACGAAATATCTGCTCTTTCATATCATCAGCAACGTTTTAATAGGAGGCTCAGAATCGTTACAATAAACAGACAAGTGCCTT from Lycium ferocissimum isolate CSIRO_LF1 chromosome 2, AGI_CSIRO_Lferr_CH_V1, whole genome shotgun sequence includes:
- the LOC132041898 gene encoding putative germin-like protein 2-2, which encodes MCFFFFLKYWAVHVNGKVCKDPKLVEADDFFFSGLHLPGNTSNAIRFQITSAIIHGFNTLGIAIGRADFAPNGFSPPHTHPRGSEIVLVLEGSIEIGFVTSHPENRLFTKILKVGDFFVVPQGLVHFQRNVGEANAATITAFSSQFPGLIRVSDASFGSDPKIPSDLLAKAFRIDEKTGSQIQKRFSG